From a region of the Mytilus galloprovincialis chromosome 3, xbMytGall1.hap1.1, whole genome shotgun sequence genome:
- the LOC143066467 gene encoding acetylcholine receptor subunit alpha-like, with product MPATILLVAIIFIGVTCAQTGDNAKSLVTDLFTTNNYQKKVRPVRDQNDLLVLRVDFHLIGINGVDEASQRLTTTGYLSTLWKDQYLEWDPTSYGGMISINIPQSYVWKPALALQNGFTKLQELGSSVINVNINISGHVIWEPYEVFESKCNIDVTYFPFDHQTCNISFIDWSNNAKEVQIQEGTYGIVIGELEDDAVWTVISTKLYHDTFDSESRLTYSVTIKRTPGFYVLNIIVPVILLGVLNLFTFVLPADSGEKMGYSITVFLSFAVFLIIVNSELPKTTGSIFGQYMIFQLGIALFTVCVTAIQLRFHFRTDPVPRLLSAVMACRCKSKRKISDRNENEKLDRDTDESKLEETWKDFISFLDFILFWVSFLVVLSFTIVVFLKLS from the coding sequence ATGCCGGCAACGATCTTGCTAGTAGCTATTATTTTTATTGGGGTTACCTGTGCACAAACGGGTGACAATGCTAAATCTTTAGTCACAGATTTGTTCACTACAAATAACTATCAAAAGAAAGTTCGCCCAGTTAGAGATCAGAATGACTTGCTTGTGCTTAGGGTCGATTTCCATTTAATTGGGATAAACGGAGTAGACGAAGCGTCACAAAGACTCACTACTACTGGTTATTTAAGCACACTATGGAAAGATCAATATCTGGAATGGGACCCAACAAGCTATGGTGGAATGATAAGTATAAATATCCCACAGAGTTACGTGTGGAAACCAGCACTTGCATTGCAAAATGGATTTACCAAGCTACAGGAATTGGGCAGTAGTgtaatcaatgtaaatataaacatatctgGACATGTGATATGGGAACCTTACGAAGTTTTTGAATCGAAATGCAACATTGACGTTACATATTTTCCGTTTGATCACCAAACATGCAATATATCGTTTATTGACTGGTCCAATAATGCAAAAGAGGTACAAATTCAGGAGGGAACTTACGGAATAGTTATAGGTGAATTAGAAGATGATGCTGTATGGACTGTAATCTCTACCAAATTGTATCATGACACATTTGACTCGGAATCTAGATTAACATACTCTGTAACGATTAAGCGAACTCCAGGATTTTATGTTTTAAACATAATCGTACCTGTTATATTACTTGGCGTTCTGAATCTCTTCACGTTTGTTCTCCCAGCAGATAGCGGAGAGAAGATGGGATACTCTATCACCGTTTTTCTGTCATTTGCGGTATTTTTGATAATCGTGAATTCTGAACTTCCAAAGACAACAGGATCCATTTTTGGACAGTACATGATATTTCAGCTAGGAATTGCATTGTTTACGGTGTGCGTTACTGCAATACAACTACGATTTCATTTCAGAACTGATCCGGTTCCTCGTTTGTTATCAGCCGTAATGGCGTGTCGATgcaaaagtaaaagaaaaatcaGCGATAGGAACGAAAACGAAAAACTGGATAGAGATACAGACGAGAGTAAATTAGAAGAAACTTGGAAGGACTTTATTTCTTTCTTAGATTTCATTCTCTTTTGGGTATCTTTTTTGGTTGTACTTTCTTTTACAATAGTTGTATTTCTTAAATTGAGCTAA